The following proteins are co-located in the Polystyrenella longa genome:
- a CDS encoding nucleotidyltransferase family protein, protein MADSFHLSGDSSLPALPAAARIVLLPAAGRSQRMGDHKLSLLLGGNTLLGEVLANYLAAQVDLIVIVRRPDDEKIPSLLPPSDRVVLVTPESAPEEMKTSLTYALAAIRQLAMETSQHRYLLSPPDMPFLRPSLIELLLAESGSHSDVLIPTFAGRRGHPVIFSDRIARLMDAIPPNEGLNSLWKREDVQIREIPVDNDEILFDVDTPQNYAEALIRCGK, encoded by the coding sequence GTGGCGGATTCATTTCATCTCTCCGGCGATTCCTCCCTCCCTGCTCTGCCCGCTGCCGCTCGGATTGTGCTTCTCCCTGCCGCCGGACGAAGCCAGCGAATGGGCGATCACAAGCTCTCGCTCCTACTGGGTGGCAATACACTCTTGGGAGAAGTACTCGCTAATTATCTGGCGGCACAAGTCGACCTCATTGTGATTGTACGTCGTCCCGATGACGAGAAGATTCCCTCATTACTTCCTCCCTCCGATCGCGTCGTTCTCGTCACGCCAGAATCGGCACCGGAAGAGATGAAGACCAGCTTGACCTATGCTCTAGCCGCCATCAGACAATTGGCTATGGAGACATCGCAGCATCGATATCTTCTCAGTCCACCCGACATGCCCTTCCTGCGGCCTTCCCTCATTGAACTTTTACTGGCGGAATCGGGCTCTCATAGTGACGTTCTGATCCCCACTTTTGCAGGACGCCGGGGGCATCCGGTGATTTTCTCTGATCGAATTGCCCGCCTGATGGATGCGATACCACCGAACGAAGGGTTGAACTCTCTCTGGAAACGAGAAGACGTTCAAATACGCGAAATCCCGGTCGATAACGACGAAATCTTATTCGATGTCGATACGCCGCAGAATTATGCAGAAGCACTGATTCGGTGCGGAAAATAG
- the glmM gene encoding phosphoglucosamine mutase, whose translation MSQRILSISGLRGVVGDGLDPEYIVQFAAALGTMIDGGKVILSRDGRSTGLWIRDAVVSALQATGCDVIDAGIASTPTCGVLVKHYHAQAGLQVTASHNPVQWNGLKPFSPEGSVFDQETGDRFLKLLNGREFNYRSWSEMGHVEMLQDSWRSHFDKILSLIDIESIRSRKFKVVLDCNHGAGAVLGPLLLNELGCEVSLIGGTPDGQFEHTPEPTEENCRSVGEAIVAAGADIGFVQDPDADRLAIIDEKGTYIGEELTLALCVDHVLPQRPGPVVVNGSTSRVTADIAEKHGCDFSRSYVGEANVVAHMREVQAVIGGEGNGGLIDPKIGWVRDSFLAMAYVLEHLSERTLSLSEWVASLPCYAIIKDKIECAPEAVPVAAAALKKAFPDAQVSEGDGLRLDWEKSWVQVRASNTEPIMRIIAEAPEATAAQDLIRRSKSAIMAAFG comes from the coding sequence ATGAGTCAGCGTATCTTAAGTATTTCCGGTTTACGTGGAGTTGTCGGTGATGGTCTCGACCCGGAATACATTGTTCAGTTCGCTGCAGCTCTGGGCACGATGATCGATGGTGGAAAAGTAATCCTCTCGCGAGACGGGCGATCCACGGGCCTCTGGATTCGCGATGCGGTCGTGTCGGCACTGCAGGCGACAGGCTGCGACGTCATCGATGCTGGAATCGCTTCAACACCTACTTGCGGTGTTCTCGTAAAACATTACCACGCCCAGGCGGGGTTACAGGTTACGGCTAGCCACAATCCAGTGCAATGGAATGGTTTAAAACCTTTCTCACCCGAGGGATCGGTATTCGATCAAGAAACAGGAGATCGCTTTCTCAAATTACTCAACGGACGAGAATTCAATTACCGTAGTTGGTCGGAGATGGGCCATGTGGAAATGCTGCAAGATTCCTGGAGATCGCATTTCGACAAAATTCTCTCGTTGATCGACATCGAGTCGATCCGGTCACGAAAGTTTAAAGTTGTCCTCGACTGCAACCATGGTGCGGGCGCTGTGCTTGGTCCATTGCTGTTAAATGAACTTGGCTGCGAAGTCAGCCTGATCGGAGGAACTCCCGACGGGCAATTTGAACATACACCAGAGCCCACTGAAGAAAATTGCCGTTCAGTCGGCGAAGCTATTGTTGCTGCAGGGGCAGATATTGGATTCGTCCAGGATCCAGATGCGGACCGACTGGCGATCATCGACGAGAAGGGCACATATATTGGCGAAGAATTAACCTTGGCTCTGTGTGTCGACCATGTTCTTCCCCAGCGACCAGGACCCGTCGTCGTTAATGGTTCCACCAGTCGGGTGACGGCGGATATCGCTGAGAAGCATGGCTGCGATTTTTCTCGATCCTATGTAGGAGAAGCGAATGTCGTCGCTCATATGCGAGAAGTGCAGGCAGTTATTGGAGGGGAAGGCAATGGAGGATTAATCGATCCCAAAATCGGTTGGGTCCGGGATAGCTTTCTGGCAATGGCTTATGTGCTGGAGCATCTTTCGGAACGGACACTCTCACTTTCAGAATGGGTGGCCAGCCTGCCGTGCTATGCGATAATCAAGGACAAAATCGAATGCGCGCCGGAAGCAGTCCCGGTTGCGGCAGCGGCGCTCAAGAAAGCTTTTCCCGATGCTCAAGTTTCAGAAGGAGACGGACTCCGACTGGATTGGGAGAAAAGCTGGGTCCAGGTACGAGCCAGCAACACGGAACCGATCATGCGTATCATCGCAGAAGCGCCGGAAGCAACCGCCGCTCAAGATCTGATTCGGCGTTCAAAATCCGCGATCATGGCAGCGTTTGGATAA
- a CDS encoding SoxR reducing system RseC family protein yields the protein MLDEDRESLEKLPPRAGSPGSRSRRRKQKDKTDREESNRSSSLRPKVRREPAQRTHEDLSVQQKGARMASGLRTLFTRNGPDAAEELEAHTHDVIGGLSSVVFFCFGLFYVVLSHVKHVVSYYLDHRQRFAHFLLDLFKHVPKRDIYTREIRISREAGSDLNFLREEKWNVKLPMRCIECGTTTELERETYFAKVEDYARPMIGIVISLFICVFISLLTLNLTYILLSPFIGLFAGLFLGYYLRRRMEVRVEYACCRPHANNECFPVVRQYAGDVYLLTGHKKVRDDYNKKLEELGISRR from the coding sequence ATGCTAGACGAAGATCGAGAATCGCTGGAAAAGTTGCCTCCTCGCGCCGGTTCCCCCGGTTCGAGATCACGGCGCCGTAAGCAAAAGGATAAAACAGACCGGGAAGAATCAAACAGATCCTCCTCTTTGCGCCCCAAAGTTCGACGGGAACCAGCTCAACGAACTCACGAGGACCTATCCGTTCAGCAAAAAGGGGCCAGGATGGCCAGCGGATTGCGAACGCTCTTTACTCGCAATGGTCCGGATGCGGCAGAAGAACTGGAAGCGCATACTCACGACGTAATTGGCGGCCTTTCGTCGGTCGTTTTCTTCTGTTTTGGTTTGTTTTACGTGGTCCTTTCCCATGTGAAACATGTCGTCAGCTATTATCTGGATCATCGACAGAGATTCGCGCACTTTCTGTTAGATCTTTTTAAACATGTTCCGAAACGTGATATTTATACACGCGAAATTCGAATTTCGAGAGAAGCTGGCTCGGATCTTAATTTCCTCAGGGAAGAAAAATGGAATGTGAAGCTTCCGATGCGTTGCATCGAATGTGGGACGACCACTGAGTTGGAACGGGAGACTTATTTTGCCAAGGTCGAAGACTACGCACGACCGATGATTGGGATTGTGATCAGTCTGTTTATTTGTGTTTTTATCAGCTTACTCACTTTGAATCTGACCTACATTCTGTTGTCCCCGTTCATCGGTCTCTTTGCGGGGCTGTTTCTCGGATACTATTTACGACGTCGGATGGAAGTACGAGTTGAGTACGCCTGCTGTCGCCCTCATGCGAACAATGAATGTTTCCCTGTCGTTCGGCAGTACGCCGGAGATGTTTATCTGTTGACGGGACATAAGAAAGTTCGCGACGATTACAACAAAAAACTGGAGGAGTTGGGCATTTCTCGCCGGTGA
- a CDS encoding sulfatase-like hydrolase/transferase — MKYILSVLALFYCFASLSAAEDDRPNILIILADDLGYADIGCYGSEQNQTPAIDQLAREGMKFTDFHANGPMCSPTRAALLTGQYQQRVGIESALPIGVAGIPQASVTFAERLQKAGYQTAIMGKWHVGDLAESNPVHHGFDLFKGHLTSATDYKSHIDRDGKYDWYHNEEVVRHENYNTNEITKDSVEYIRAHSKSPFLLYVSHSAIHFPWMGPQDKAYRKEGIDYNDLSKLGPRGEDEDVSPVVRAMVESLDDSTRKIMDAIKQAGIDRNTLVIFTSDNGGYRQYSGLHEGQISDNGVYRGQKTQVYEGGHRVPTIACWPGKIAAGTTSGETTMTMDLVPTLLKLAGIEANPETDAFDGIDLGPLLIKGEELPEREYLYWRIGSTAAVRSNIWKLIRNRDKTLELYNLETDPSESHNLQKLEPQRVRKLQEALESWEHDVDLSYAQIKQN; from the coding sequence ATGAAATATATTCTCTCCGTTCTCGCGCTGTTCTATTGTTTTGCTTCACTGTCCGCTGCGGAGGACGACCGTCCGAATATTTTGATCATTCTGGCCGATGATCTTGGTTACGCTGATATTGGATGTTATGGGAGTGAACAAAATCAGACTCCGGCTATTGATCAATTAGCTCGGGAAGGGATGAAGTTCACGGACTTCCACGCGAACGGACCGATGTGTAGCCCGACTCGAGCTGCACTGTTAACAGGTCAGTATCAGCAACGCGTCGGTATCGAGTCCGCTCTACCGATAGGTGTCGCCGGGATTCCGCAAGCTTCCGTGACCTTCGCCGAACGATTGCAAAAGGCCGGTTATCAAACCGCCATTATGGGTAAATGGCATGTGGGTGATCTTGCCGAGAGTAACCCAGTGCATCACGGCTTTGATCTCTTCAAAGGGCATTTGACGAGTGCCACCGATTACAAGTCACACATCGATCGGGATGGTAAGTACGATTGGTATCACAATGAAGAGGTCGTTCGGCACGAGAACTACAATACGAATGAAATCACGAAAGACTCCGTTGAATACATTCGTGCCCATTCGAAAAGTCCATTCCTGTTATACGTCTCTCACTCGGCGATTCACTTTCCCTGGATGGGTCCCCAAGATAAAGCCTATCGAAAAGAAGGCATAGACTATAACGATCTATCCAAACTCGGTCCGCGGGGTGAGGATGAAGATGTCAGTCCAGTAGTAAGGGCGATGGTCGAGTCGCTTGATGACAGCACCCGTAAAATTATGGATGCGATTAAACAGGCGGGCATTGACCGGAACACACTGGTGATCTTCACATCCGATAATGGAGGATACCGGCAATATAGCGGCCTGCACGAAGGCCAGATTTCAGATAACGGTGTATATCGCGGTCAGAAAACTCAAGTATATGAAGGGGGACACCGAGTCCCGACGATTGCCTGCTGGCCGGGGAAAATCGCGGCTGGCACGACATCAGGAGAAACGACGATGACCATGGATCTCGTTCCCACTCTGTTGAAGCTTGCCGGAATCGAGGCCAATCCTGAAACAGATGCGTTCGACGGCATCGACTTGGGACCGCTACTAATCAAAGGAGAGGAATTGCCAGAACGTGAATATCTCTACTGGCGCATCGGTTCTACAGCGGCAGTTCGTTCAAACATCTGGAAGCTCATTCGGAATCGAGACAAGACCTTGGAACTGTACAATCTGGAGACTGATCCTTCCGAATCGCACAACCTACAGAAATTAGAACCGCAGCGGGTTCGAAAACTTCAGGAAGCGTTGGAAAGCTGGGAGCATGATGTTGATCTAAGTTACGCTCAAATTAAACAGAATTAA